ttgtagcTTATCAATGTAGGCGCGAGACCGGAGTTTAACTTCTACCTTGatagagaataaattaaatatcaaaagtattcatcaaattaaatttacatTAAATATTTCTAGGTCACTTTTGGCCCGCCCCAATATGCATAAAATTGGATTTACCAAAAGATAATTACcctattctttcaagaataTATATTATCCTAATTCAAGTTAATTTGCGACGACAGCAACCGttaaactaattaatcaataatgaaaactatattaataaaaataaatatatcgaTATACCTATAATACGATAgtctaaaattatttatattcattATCTTAGGacgatttacaaaaataaattaattattttaaattttagcgTTTTGGAGTCACATTTGGACCCAATTCGGTGTATGTATGTCACATTTGGGCCAGTTCGATTAAGCTCTAATATGGTTCACGGAtgccaaaatttaaaataattaattgatttttgcaaaatttaaaaaaaaaagtctacTTTTCTAAAAGCGTCTTAAATTAGTGgcgtaaaaaaaattgaactcataatatgatactccctccgtcccaacgaagttgAGTTGTATTCCTTTTCGGGTGGTCCTAACGAAATTGagtcgtttttctttttgaaataaattaaaactacTAATTACACCTTATTTTTCTTAAACAcattactctctctttcatttcaATTTTTCACTGAACACTAacttattaaattttatgtCCAAAAGAAACGCCTCAATTTCActgagacagagggagtatgtcATATGTGTACAATAGAGCCTCAGTTTTTTGGGGGGCCTAAAGGAAAATCGGCACTGTTTCCCCATAATCccttttattttagttaatcTTTCTCTcgaaataataattttttgataGAAAAACAAGTAGAGATTCATTTGGTTTCTCTAGTTGACACTTAGCTATCTCCTAGATTAATTAATCTCGAATTTATGGTAAGCTTTAGAATTTAATCAAAggataatcaaataattaatgcTTAAGCAATGGCTATAAGATGCGCAACGTGTCCGCTTAATGTGATGATTAAAGAATTCAAAAAAAGTGATTAACACGGCCTCGTTGGCCCCGTCAGCGTGCTCGACAATTTTTCaaattgttattatttttcatgattatCTTAATCATGTAATATAAATGTAATCATGTAATATAAATGTAATCATGTAAGACCAAGGgggaaaatatttaaatattttagcaAATCTAATATCTTTCCAAATCTGGAATTGTGATTAGGTTACCGAGTCCACCCTATTTTTGGAAGATACTCaacattaaaataattaaacatttCAATTAGTATTTGTTTGTAACCGTTGCGGTTTTACCTCACTTTGATTTAAGTGAAGATAATCAAGAGTTCACTCAGTTTCTTCTTGGATTAAGAAAGGATTAGTCTAATTATTGTATTAGAAGAAAAGTCTGACTTTGTGAGCCAATGAAATGAATGAGTTAAATGTGATTAAACGATTAATTAATGCATCTGTTAGTATTTTAGAACTTCAACTGATGAATAATGCATAGCAATCTATCAACTCAATGGGGATTAATGCACTATTTCGTTAAtatatggagtattttttttctcaaaataaTCTATCTTTCTCATGGCTCATAatgtgtttcttttttttttgttctgcAACTTTTTGCCAGCATTAATCGTAGTCGTAGAAAATGTAAGGGAAAGTTTATagtaaaatttatgtatttaattttgggttaattgccgcaaaaatcatatactttttcgatttttgattttttttcatgacaaaaaaaatctgaacagaaatccatgaattgaaaaattaattgcaatttttCCCGCGTCCATTTTCCGGCGATCTTTGATGGAGCTCCGATCCAACGTGGCTTAATTGATTCCAagtgttaaaataaaatcatgacaTGGCAGCCACATGGCAACTCTGGTGgccttggtcagctctggcagcccaaggcagccagagctgaccaaagcAGCCAGAGCTtccttggtcagctctggctaccATTTTTTGAGCTTTCCATTTCTAGATTTTTGAGAAGGCATGATCAAGTTAAGAACTAGATTTTTGCTCTGCATTAAGAACTACATTTTGAGCAGATTTTTGGTGTCATTCCATTTCCAGATTTCGAGCCATTAAGATCTACAAAAGAATCACCGAAACGGATTTTTCTTGGTGTGAGATACACGAAGGACGGCTGGTATTCCACATCCACATTGTGCAAGCGGTTGCAAAGCTCCTGAATTCGAGCTTCCAGTTAGGTTTTAGGACATTTTGCTCGACGAACCCTAAGCTTCAGATTTTGTAATTCAATTGTCAAAAAACCATAAAACGGcgtcgtttaattataattaaaatggcGTCGTCTCGTTCAATTCCCAGCGATGACACGCTGGAAATCAGATTGCCACCTCGAATTCAAtttgggaaaaaaaatgaaCGCAGGGGGGaaattgcaattaatttttcaattcatgaatttctgttcaattttttttttgtcatgggaaaaactcaaaaatcgaaaaagtatatgatttttgcggcaattaaccctttaattttttatatttaaaataaaactaggatttaattagttttttttttacacattgtggctaattttatttattttttgtaaaataaaaaatgcaaaaaaatacaatatgtacaaaataatttaacaatattatatttttattttgaacaaaATATTTACAATTATGGCCAAAAAACATTGTTCGAAATGTAATTAGAATTAGATCTATTAACCCAATAATTAATGACGTAATAACTGCATTTTTTTTGTGCCCTTCAATGTGTTCACAAATTTCGTGAGTATGTGCATGCTGATGCATTGAACCGTTTATGAAAGGTACATATTTTTAACAATATTGAATTCACTAGTCAAAAATTAACTCCTGAATCTCTTGACTAATCCTAAatttttagaattaattattttgtactTAGTTATTTAATAACTCATAATTAcagtctaattaattataatttgaatttaataatatataattataattgagTCAGAATTTAATTAAAACCGATGCTTGGAAGTGTGTctcaataatattataattaatttatataatttttttattcaaattattttatataattaaacatCAGTATTTTTGTGAGATATGGCACACCCAATTAATTAACAGTACAACCACCACATGTAATTAAGTAAATTAACTGCTTATATTAGTGGGGGCCAAGTCCCCCTCCCATACTCTACTCCTGCCACGtgtgatatatttttatatattaagatcACCCAAACacatcaataaataaatattctatAGAGAATCGCGAGCTCAAATTCAAAGAACTTTGCAATACTTCCAACTTCCAAGTCGGATGTATTGCGATTTGCACATAATTTTATCTACATTGTTAAAAACAAGTGTCatgtttgaaaataaaaaataaaatttgattcgAATAAGTTTTTCATTCTAGATCAATTTTACGGTAGGATAATAttaaacttttttattttacttgtgTTACTAATGTAATCGTTTTTATTTATACTATATCTTATTTTTCATGGAATTattagagataaaaaaaaaaaagtgaacaTCACTAATAATTGGAGAAAACTTATTTAGGGACGGATGAAATATAAAACATTCGAAACTTACGAAAACAGGTATCTGTATTTATATATCGATTTGATGCGTTTTGCTGGTAATTATTTGATATTCGTCGTTACATTGTTAACGTAATTACTCTCTAGAAAAAATCGTTGAGCAGCCTCATACATATACAATTTCAACTTTCATTATTCATCTGATATGATATATACTCACGTTACGTATTTATATTCAGGTGTATTTAGATATaatgaatataattttttttggagggAAACTTGAATATGCAAAATTGCAAGATGGATAAgggaaaaattgaatttgaaaattaaatacgGTTGCATGAGTGTGAATATTAATTTCGGTACAACTAACATTGGCGTGTGCATTGTGAGTTATCACATTTTGTAAGTTATTACCACAACAACCCTATGAATCCAACCTTCAATTTTCCCAATAAACAAGTGGTTGACATTATTGGAAAACACTAACTTTTTGTCTCAAAACCCCACACAATAAGATCCACCAAATTCCCACACCTTCACTCAAAATCCTAAATCACCCCCAATTGTTTCAGTGCCAATCCAAAATCatcaaatcaagaaaaaaaattaatagtactaaaaaaaaaaaaaaatccacccTTATTTAGCAACCCTAACCCCAAAATTTTGTGCCCCAATTTTGTTTGAAATCTCACCACCAATGGACATAGACTTAACCccaacccccacccccacctccGCCAAAAGCCCGGACGACAACGAAATCGACACGCCGCCGCACACTAGcaacggcggcggtggcggcggcgcactcaagcaccaccaccaccacctccctCGTCGCCGCCATCCGCCCATCGCGGCGGCATACAAAGAATGCATGAAGAACCATGCAGCCGCGATCGGCGGCCACGCGGTGGACGGCTGCGGCGAGTTcatgccgccgccgccgcagccgTCCCCCGACCCCGCGGCGCTGACCTGCGCCGCGTGCGGCTGCCACCGCAACTTCCACCGCCGGGACCCCGAGTCCCCGACCTCCGCCGCCGCCATCACCCCGCCGTTCCTCGACTTCCGCCACCCCGCCGCCCCCCTCCCCAAGCggttctccctctccctctccccctcgccgccgccgccgcctccggcggCTGCGGCGGCCCCGTCGCACGTGTTCTTCGCCGGCGCCGAGGACCACCACCCGGCGCCGGTGACCCCCACCGTGGAGAATCCGGTCGGCCGGAAGCGTTTCCGCACGAAATTCAGCCAGGATCAGAAGGAGAAGATGAGATCGTTCTCGGTGAAATTAGGGTGGAAAATGCAGAAATGCGATGAGGCGGCGGTGAAGGAATTCTGCCATGAAATCGGAGTTTCCAAAGGAGTGCTCAAGGTTTGGATGCATAATAACAAGCACACATTCAAGACGGAAAGCGGCGGCGGCATTGCTAATGGCAGTGTGATCAGCTTCGAGCATAGCGGCGGCAgtggcagcggcggcggcggggtgGAGGAGAGGAAGAGTGATCGCAACGGTAATATTTTTGTTGAGAACGGAAATGGATCAGTTCATCGTTTCTACGGCTCCTCTTCTTCACCTGCGTgatgtaacttttttttttaattaaaggtagattgattaattaaatggtGTTTAATTGTTAATGTGTTTGCTTTTTGCTGATTAACGGTAGGTTAATCGCTAATCAAATGCAGGATTAGGGAGTAATTAATTAGCAATAAAGGGTTAGTAATTTGTGTTAGCTACTAATTTTGACTGTCTCTTTCTCCActtctatttcattttgaaaATTCCACCGTCTTTTTCACACGCACACagatattatacatataatacattattaattagtaaattattgttttattGGTTGCAAATTAGAGTTCACATATAAAGTCCGAGATGTggttgtattaattaattatatgataATTGATTAGTTGTTAATGACGACTTGGTCAGAATAGGCCATACTTTGCTGTCTGTAAACTGTCCCACATATTTTtcagtgtttttattttatattttttcataaaatattagggttatTATGTATTAAGGAGATTACTaactatatgtttttttttttggttaaggAGATAACTAACTATATGTAGATGgagaatatttttttgtttatatttatcTCCCTATGAATTAATTAGTTATGTAGACGTGGCTTCATGGGGTTGCATTTAATGTCTCATAATGTTTAGTTGGTAGAATTTGGAATGAGTTGAGAGGAAAAAAGGATATAatagtttgtttatttattttattgtatttgatttatttaaaaat
The genomic region above belongs to Salvia miltiorrhiza cultivar Shanhuang (shh) chromosome 5, IMPLAD_Smil_shh, whole genome shotgun sequence and contains:
- the LOC131025206 gene encoding zinc-finger homeodomain protein 11-like, whose product is MDIDLTPTPTPTSAKSPDDNEIDTPPHTSNGGGGGGALKHHHHHLPRRRHPPIAAAYKECMKNHAAAIGGHAVDGCGEFMPPPPQPSPDPAALTCAACGCHRNFHRRDPESPTSAAAITPPFLDFRHPAAPLPKRFSLSLSPSPPPPPPAAAAAPSHVFFAGAEDHHPAPVTPTVENPVGRKRFRTKFSQDQKEKMRSFSVKLGWKMQKCDEAAVKEFCHEIGVSKGVLKVWMHNNKHTFKTESGGGIANGSVISFEHSGGSGSGGGGVEERKSDRNGNIFVENGNGSVHRFYGSSSSPA